In the Gossypium arboreum isolate Shixiya-1 chromosome 10, ASM2569848v2, whole genome shotgun sequence genome, one interval contains:
- the LOC108486953 gene encoding serine/threonine-protein kinase RUNKEL-like yields the protein MNHYHIYEVIGRGKYSTVYKGRKKKTIEYFAIKSVDKSQRHKVLQEVRILHSLNDPYILKFYSWYETSAHLWLVLEYCTGGDLMTLLRQDGKLPEDSIYFLAYDLVRALQYLHSKGIIYCDLKPSNILLDENGHTKLCDFALARKLSDISKTPSSMLPQAKRGTPCYMAPELFEDGGVHSFASDFWALGCVLYECYTGRPPFVGKEFTQLVKSILSDPTPPLPGSPSSSFVNIVNSLLIKDPAERIKWFELCLHAFWRTKFSLVAFPPQPAFENMIELYAKPCLSERNSDRSSQSKTPKYREKVSKGASRKDENSLMALRGHETAVKGTPIGCKTQTKPSGRAVEEKHKDQSSAIKRVNLLRLSRIAKTNLQKENEKENYRRPFPNSSENESEVKIENTDMELDFDENTEEDVPDEPDGSDVPTCTIEGKISCQNQQQLKAEERDNNMDQSDSQAISSLSTSGESKAHDQESSSNHVEVASTPPSVSSQNRNQRIKESPVSAPDSDCSKSSNNISQVLWHPSDLSVRPVMPSRKADKLSEVIPSLPFEAPQPSDFVKMSKEQLDALNNRIIAIFGGNAGISEKQNVIRYLEMLSNNADAANILTNGPIMIMLVKMLRQSKTSALRVQLASLIGLLIRHSTFIEDEFANSGILGALTDGLRDRQQKVRRFSMAALGELLFYISTQNEHARDNNPPEFPSKDNKPVSGWQVPNSLISLVSSVLRKGEDDMTQLYALRTIENICSQGGQWAARFTSQDVISNLCYIYRAAGKQESTRLTAGSCLVRLVRFNPQSIQSVIDRFSLKDIASTLSKGSLREQQISLNLLNLAFLGSHLFSNIGRYLLPLVEDKNLVPSLLSLIEQGSEVLRGKALVFVALLCKNGKRWLPQFFCNARLLPTVDRLAKEKDNYLKLCLDSFLQVVATTIPSLLNCITGDIQQMMAGRRQISALTSRSAPKNNINLFPVVLHLLGCSSFRNRVVTQQVLEQLANLIQVVETPFQGWDDFQITLLRILESIPEESPVILENPNIFIRGILPSLAVLYKGNRDGNARFLCLKIMFDVMDIILNESSLKDQRSEDLKLISNSHFLALYPTLIEDEDPIPMYAQKLLVMLIEFDYIKISDILDLKMVSKCFEFLLGDLTNANVNNVKLCLALASAPEMDSKLLSQLKVVRKIGNLLEFVYAKDMEDFLEPTVGLCRAFLLCSIGSRKGFVYTKEPTLLGPISSEPSARIDLQQCIRDITDFGSNVGVLLELSASHEASIADIASECIILLLKAAPREATTGFLTNLPKAGSILLSWRKGTSYLILQRILHTVGYSCRQCLSHAMILSITKPEITWIECIVSDLKSSNIPELADVASLVLLELQRLPCCV from the exons ATGAACCACTATCACATCTACGAAGTCATCGGTCGTGGCAAATACTCG ACCGTGTAtaaaggaaggaagaagaagacgATTGAGTATTTCGCAATCAAAAGCGTCGATAAATCACAGCGGCACAAAGTTCTTCAAGAA GTTAGGATACTTCATTCATTAAATGATCCGTATATTCTAAAGTTTTACTCATG GTATGAAACTTCTGCACATTTGTGGTTGGTTTTGGAATACTGTACGGGCGGAGACCTCATGACCTTATTACGGCAG GATGGTAAACTGCCGGAAGATTCAATTTATTTTTTGGCCTATGATCTTGTCCGAGCTTTGCA ATATTTACATTCAAAAGGAATCATTTACTGTGATTTAAAACCGTCAAACATCCTTTTGGACGAGAATGGCCATACAAAG TTATGTGACTTTGCACTTGCTAGAAAGTTGAGTGATATATCTAAAACACCTTCTTCCATG CTGCCACAAGCAAAGCGAGGAACACCTTGTTATATGGCCCCTGAATTGTTTGAGGATGGAGGTGTCCATTCTTTTGCATCTGATTTTTGGGCCCTAGGTTGTGTGCTATACGAGTGTTATACAGGGAGGCCTCCTTTTGTAGGAAAGGAATTCACTCAACTTGTAAAATCCATTCTCTCAGATCCAACTCCTCCACTTCCAGGAAGTCCAAGCTCTTCTTTTGTCAATATTGTTAATTCTTTGCTGATTAAAGATCCAGCTGAAAGAATAAAATGGTTTGAGCTTTGTTTACATGCCTTTTGGAGGACAAAATTTTCTCTGGTAGCTTTCCCTCCTCAGCCTGCTTTTGAAAACATGATTGAGTTATATGCTAAACCATGTCTCTCAGAGCGTAACAGTGACAGATCTTCTCAAAGCAAGACTCCTAAATATAGGGAAAAAGTTTCAAAAGGGGCTTCAAGAAAAGATGAGAATTCTCTCATGGCTTTAAGAGGCCACGAGACAGCAGTCAAAGGTACACCAATTGGCTGTAAAACTCAAACAAAACCTTCTGGAAGAGCAGTGGAGGAGAAGCATAAAGATCAGTCCAGTGCTATTAAGCGTGTGAACCTCTTGAGGTTATCTAGAATAGCCAAAACAAACTTACAGAAGGAGAATGAGAAGGAAAACTACCGTAGGCCTTTTCCAAATAGCTCTGAGAATGAGTCTGAAGTTAAAATCGAGAATACTGATATGGAACTTGATTTTGATGAGAACACTGAAGAGGACGTGCCTGATGAACCTGATGGATCAGATGTTCCTACTTGCACAATTGAAGGAAAAATTTCATGTCAGAATCAGCAACAGCTCAAAGCGGaagaaagggataataacatggACCAATCAGATAGCCAAGCCATCAGTAGTTTGTCGACCTCTGGTGAATCAAAAGCACATGATCAAGAGTCATCTTCCAATCATGTTGAAGTTGCTTCAACCCCACCCAGTGTCAGTTCCCAAAACAGAAATCAGAGAATTAAGGAGAGTCCAGTATCTGCTCCTGATTCTGATTGTTCAAAATCATCCAACAATATCTCCCAAGTTCTCTGGCATCCTTCAGATCTTTCTGTAAGACCCGTAATGCCAAGCAGAAAAGCTGATAAGTTGTCAGAGGTAATTCCTTCACTACCATTTGAGGCACCGCAACCTTCTGACTTTGTAAAGATGTCAAAGGAACAATTGGATGCACTGAATAATAGGATCATAGCAATATTTGGTGGAAATGCTGGTATCAGCGAGAAGCAAAATGTGATTAGATATCTTGAGATGCTTAGCAACAATGCAGATGCAGCCAATATCTTGACTAATGGTCCCATAATGATCATGCTTGTCAAAATGCTTAGGCAGTCCAAGACTTCAGCTCTGCGTGTTCAACTTGCTTCACTTATTGGCTTATTGATTCGCCATTCTACTTTTATTGAAGATGAGTTTGCAAATTCTGGGATTTTAGGTGCACTTACCGATGGTCTTAGGGACAGGCAGCAAAAAGTGAGAAGGTTTTCGATGGCTGCATTAGGTGAATTACTTTTCTATATTTCCACTCAGAATGAGCATGCAAGGGATAATAACCCACCTGAATTTCCATCAAAAGACAACAAGCCTGTATCTGGCTGGCAG GTTCCAAATTCATTGATTTCATTAGTGTCATCCGTTTTACGTAAAGGAGAGGATGATATGACTCAACTGTATGCATTAAGGACAATTGAAAACATTTGCAGTCAAGGAGGACAGTGGGCAGCTCGTTTTACCAGCCAGGATGTGATTAGTAACCTTTGTTACATTTATCGTGCTGCAGGGAAGCAGGAGAGCACGAGGCTAACTGCAGGTTCTTGTTTGGTTCGCCTTGTTCGTTTCAATCCCCAAAGCATTCAATCTGTTATAGACAGATTTTCACTTAAGGATATTGCATCTACTCTCAGCAAAGGAAGTCTCCGAGAGCAGCAAATCAGCCTAAATCTTCTAAATTTGGCTTTTCTTGGAAGCCATCTGTTCTCAAATATAGGACGGTACCTTCTACCTTTGGTGGAGGACAAGAATCTGGTTCCTAGTCTTTTGTCTCTTATTGAGCAAGGAAGTGAAGTTTTACGGGGCAAAGCACTTGTTTTTGTCGCTCTTCTTTGTAAGAATGGTAAGAGGTGGTTACCACAATTCTTTTGCAATGCAAGGTTACTCCCCACAGTAGACAGATTGGCAAAAGAGAAGGATAACTATCTAAAGCTGTGTCTGGATTCATTTCTTCAAGTTGTGGCAACAACCATCCCGAGTTTACTGAATTGTATAACTGGAGATATTCAACAAATGATGGCTGGAAGGCGACAGATTTCTGCCCTTACCAGTCGATCTGCTCCAAAGAACAATATTAATTTGTTTCCTGTTGTTCTTCATCTTCTTGGATGCTCATCATTTAGAAACAGAGTTGTGACTCAGCAGGTCTTAGAGCAGTTGGCAAATCTTATTCAAGTTGTGGAGACACCATTTCAA GGATGGGATGACTTCCAAATAACATTGTTACGGATTCTGGAATCCATACCTGAGGAGTCTCCAGTAATCCTTGAAAATCCTAACATTTTTATCCGTGGAATTCTCCCTAGCCTTGCTGTTCTTTACAAGGGCAATAGAGATGGTAATGCCAGATTTTTGTGCCTCAAAATTATGTTTGATGTGATGGACATCATCTTGAATGAATCTTCATTAAAAGATCAAAGGTCAGAGGATCTGAAATTGATATCTAACTCTCATTTTCTTGCTCTCTACCCCACCTTGATTGAAGATGAAGATCCCATTCCCATGTATGCACAGAAGCTTTTAGTGATGTTAATCGAGTTTGATTATATTAAAATCTCTGACATTTTAGATCTCAAAATGGTCTCAAAATGTTTTGAATTTTTGCTTGGCGATCTGACAAATGCCAATGTAAACAATGTCAAGTTGTGTCTAGCTTTGGCTTCAGCTCCGGAAATGGATTCTAAGTTACTTTCACAGCTGAAAGTAGTTAGGAAGATTGGAAATCTCTTGGAGTTCGTATATGCTAAGGATATGGAAGATTTTCTCGAACCAACTGTTGGTTTGTGTAGGGCTTTTCTTCTATGCTCCATAGGCAGTAGGAAAGGTTTCGTTTATACCAAAGAACCCACACTTTTAGGCCCCATTTCTTCCGAGCCAAGTGCTCGAATTGATCTGCAGCAATGCATACGAGACATAACGGATTTTGGCAGCAATGTTGGAGTCTTACTGGAGTTGAGTGCTTCTCATGAAGCAAGCATTGCAGATATTGCCTCTGAATGTATCATATTGTTGCTCAAGGCAGCTCCAAGGGAAGCCACAACTGGATTCCTGACTAATCTTCCAAAAGCAGGTTCAATACTTTTGTCCTGGCGCAAGGGCACCTCTTACTTGATCTTGCAGCGGATATTGCATACTGTCGGTTATTCCTGCAGGCAATGCCTGTCACATGCCATGATACTGTCAATAACGAAACCCGAAATTACATGGATCGAATGTATTGTTTCCGATCTGAAAAGCTCAAATATACCCGAATTAGCTGATGTTGCTTCCCTTGTACTCTTAGAGTTGCAGCGGCTGCCATGTTGCGTTTGA